A genomic window from Paucibacter sp. KCTC 42545 includes:
- a CDS encoding DUF4347 domain-containing protein — MNNSSTKSKRKFNAAQLLRQALGVSRLSVPAPSRQRRLHIEALEPRHLLSGEGLILPPTPERSALEAQQLQLPIEHLLQQVAASTPGFTGDAWRPGQGAVHAAQNVQRADEVVFVDPSVQGYEALLQDALGQRKPGQAAKVEVVVLDPQQDGVQQISQWLSQRQGLAAIHLISHGEDGRIGLGRGELNADNLAAQADSLQQWRSALAADADILVYGCDVAASARGQAFIEQLAALTGADVAASSNITGDKNHGGDWLLERQTGQIDAQALFSAGQTYAGRLQLSAATLTLNAGVQAQMLAVLAQVDANGTQALKHSLINTALPGLSESVNQFIGLSSQSGAGATTTLFGLQTAAQSYFSSQGAASTLDGLSTALQAAVKAKTNAIQAGKSGQAWSVTLTPTFDAAAPEVVAGFKLAIDLDWTRSNQNFTLNWKLGAVDKSEAWTGTAQAGVHIALSAGLVLDGVNVNTQPAALPGLAAPSAAQSFFKLERCEVSLELTPTGANTFHLQAGVQTALRDPDNSDNKGRLTLADIGGQTAAQLQLPQITASIDGAASGSGFFGKVVGGALTLQAFSDSNLDATGNGLKDVFDAGKLLGGQLDLQDSLSQVLPFADTGMASLLKTSDGRSLGDVLAFKTLQGTTVLDDYLAEAGSKTLSGLLSRLRDYLTAQGRYSQLEALVAPDFSTDFMDILGSGARSGSKVMLELGLTLSRDFTRRFTFKDKLQPLGLDFLPGSAVPLNATVRLGLRYDTSAANSLEITQLDARVRSTGALDAAMSLGMLEARARGSLNFDTGTLEMRAGHSLASNPFFSVQGGIASALAPSEILSVSSANFDPNSQGNWAVKTAAQVTASASFDIEGVIGAGANGSTSFSTLEGGTPHVDISFNGGNAALWSEVKSKPLQVSSSNFVKLQAFAALDAKALTQMMQDLGTYLRQLRDAGPFDAVLPFTDKRLGEVLDFSKLFNQVLNEKLQNNGGATLVGGRLISPVLPADTSFDLQIQRPGDTAPTLVSVGVRASETSGFTHINQLAELINRKLAAALDGNLRWQADQATAQAIVTQSLAGGLALNSALRSNEEQRIDLLVAGGNFSLKLGNGTATSMLSVLSSSIEVQQALESLPEIGKGNVLVSGGPKHYIVSFVREKAGQAMDLLQASLSDTSAANAGGLVDVISSNLGTGSDGNVWGRLNIVQARPGVDLDLRVSATAGASVSEVTAGKDTADAVQRLTLVHAGDGSSFILGGKKADGSPFTTAAISRPGNAGTWSQPIADALNAVLGAGSVSVNPVASDTISVNQGVQVFDIVFSGAAVAKKAQALLAVDGRGILAKLEAQGALTVLSPAHLAVGNTPAGNEVQRLMLDQATAGSLGFGVTVGGKVYESNPVSWSVLQGAGSEAALKTALVDMFRQWDANFSADSLQVSQVAGRTSTWDIQFAGPWAGGAGPALKLNLSGLVGPASSGFKALDSLGFSLAGQDSQDNRSSSFRSFNELMQRFQQAVNESLAGTGTSFSVNPRFDPTSTSLLFDLDLRPASSTEAVRLQLQSALGNLSGISTQAALELSSKSYFKTTVGIDLRQVNGFSLRAGGAYQTTIKSTADAPAQLPIVLGNPDAHFGLSFDGERYDFTLAWADTTGNATAEDMRAQLQTLLNGRAVAGGGVLASLGFAKVGDAVKVRLDGKKLTLVSLAGSDAFQLSIPSDTDPMSAALGFKPTTMYTQVKAVKLPETGRLSANANFELVFDQSGPVSVTVLRDSGNGTLKDLLDDINASLAQTDVSGHTYLGAGGKGFSNLGQFVRAALVNNQIELISTSRSIASLQIRASGADPATTELGFTPGQFARTGGAEVFLQNASLGGQYSAVVHGQLGNNAAVLDQAGRARLGLLDLTFGALKADYQGSLSFQLRNGVNGQPADRISLNSLFDAVAAQDIQLGLGSSLSTNDTSAGLAATLTPASADGRLLRDVGLQVTIGALRLDVVVRQADAAGNTSLADLAADVDAAIHAAVLAKLGNDPYAGHAFVGVDSASKNKLSFIAATSTLSLAQNAAQMLDASTGRLLVDLPLTLTQGSTQLNLLVNAASTAGNSTMAQLLDSIRTAVAEAARLKIANTSDAQTLRDLNIILARTVQPMAVADGLLLTGSSGLLSISRNESGLAATAPSLERNPEKFYNSANGQLLQDLTLEAVYDGAKVSFTLSVAESQSHQSMDDLLASLNTKLRAALVAAKTAAQGDVALTAKLDGMQAALDGLPMQVSGNQLQLQSDRGLSLASGTLTLTNLDIVGRALLADFMSSPVFANGAGTPGSSPVASLTLGNLAVLTPAGVNTTVTAGTTLGVTVNNLVAALSGEANRADTVLVPTDGLGQLTALSQMNWGNLVGDLSLLPHFIGDLAGMGKFGELGRLVPLLGSSLGDLFGLKDLFAKVVSQLQKQSSGSLQDMQALLAAAFGASAGDIQLGLDNAAGAEALTIRLPLTLNINQKLPLKLLLKDPDLLKLLSPAQQTALANLAGNFNQLSDVDGSALMTVSGSFRLNLALGVDLSSGANRGKLFLYDHRADAAKTATLDDDSGTFATFSLTAVGEKMAFDSNQGLYSLAVRDGSASVVENANWQLNAGDKASDADRLYLSPSTPLSADSLASIKKDAFDVWVDSASNAKAKLPMQLLLSDDLGQLAIQNIEGFVNPMPLGTLELNFANLAKGFAFIGGDTSQGLINAQVLEAAKPPRPPSTGNGSGNTTPEGAPVDTADARPPGSNLNPYQDSTAGQGSSTSGALPGGQAPGNTSPWGSGGSNPSSAGFDLSLVLPNLKNWQSVITSVIEKAGGGASTDDKPINYSLIFLLRDPTIIVNTVDTLLGTVQKGLDAFSSVLNLPIIGDKLRDATQFIADLRGNLIDALKDALSSAVAEYGGLDNALRMFLFKQLTLDTNADGMINAIDLAANPFRNFLQDYNGDGKVTADDVVVEYIAGPQRPLDPRLAKYLGVEQGNTQLVIPAILPGQRTAWVTAGVNTPVWETDSNGTPLLDGNGAKIPKLNADGSQVYTQTAGNVVMDASLRKIVDDVVGAMTSSGATLEALFNKLKATNEDFKKNGYPDTIEKIAEFVVKAAADVNKSGYNYDALLRDLFGGSVAMAAAKEVAKKFKPSDAAKQDAADTLKRDFANGSYDIPATLLNEFKQAVFKRASTMATNVALGQSSAIQFRMKLGQTYTPKLDLGFDIGMPGLNLKLDGGLDVRLGWTFYLGFGVDINDGFYVVTNMPGTAGIGELTNLKNDGTVDASRPFVSNPLDAHINNLWLVGKPTQANAVKEL; from the coding sequence GTGAACAACTCCTCCACCAAGTCCAAGCGCAAGTTCAATGCAGCCCAACTCTTGCGCCAAGCGCTGGGCGTCAGCCGCCTGAGTGTGCCGGCGCCTAGCCGCCAGCGCCGTCTGCATATCGAGGCGCTGGAGCCGCGCCACTTGCTCTCGGGGGAGGGCTTGATCCTGCCGCCAACGCCAGAACGCTCGGCGCTGGAGGCCCAGCAGCTGCAACTGCCCATCGAGCACTTGCTCCAGCAAGTGGCAGCCAGCACGCCCGGCTTCACCGGCGATGCCTGGCGGCCCGGCCAGGGCGCGGTGCACGCCGCGCAAAATGTGCAGAGGGCCGATGAGGTGGTGTTTGTCGACCCGTCGGTGCAGGGCTATGAGGCCTTGCTGCAAGACGCGCTGGGCCAGCGCAAACCGGGTCAAGCGGCCAAGGTTGAAGTGGTGGTGCTCGACCCCCAGCAAGACGGCGTGCAGCAGATCAGCCAATGGCTGTCGCAGCGGCAGGGCTTGGCGGCGATTCACCTGATTTCGCACGGCGAAGACGGCCGCATTGGCCTGGGCCGCGGTGAACTCAATGCCGACAATTTGGCGGCGCAAGCGGACTCGCTGCAGCAGTGGCGCTCCGCCTTGGCGGCGGATGCCGACATCTTGGTCTATGGCTGCGATGTCGCGGCCAGCGCACGCGGTCAGGCTTTCATTGAGCAATTGGCGGCGCTGACTGGCGCCGATGTGGCGGCGTCCAGCAATATCACCGGCGATAAGAACCATGGCGGCGACTGGCTGCTTGAGCGCCAAACCGGCCAGATCGACGCTCAAGCACTGTTCAGCGCGGGGCAAACCTACGCCGGCCGCCTGCAACTGAGCGCGGCGACGCTGACCCTGAACGCCGGTGTGCAAGCGCAGATGCTGGCGGTGCTGGCGCAGGTGGATGCCAATGGCACTCAGGCCCTCAAGCACAGCTTGATCAACACGGCCTTGCCGGGCTTGAGTGAGAGCGTCAACCAGTTCATTGGCCTCAGCAGCCAGAGTGGCGCAGGTGCCACCACCACGCTGTTCGGTCTGCAGACCGCGGCGCAAAGCTATTTCAGCAGCCAGGGCGCAGCGTCGACGCTGGACGGGCTGAGCACCGCCCTGCAAGCCGCCGTCAAGGCCAAGACCAATGCGATTCAAGCCGGCAAGAGCGGGCAAGCCTGGTCGGTGACGCTCACCCCCACATTTGATGCCGCTGCACCCGAGGTGGTGGCCGGCTTCAAGCTGGCGATTGACCTGGACTGGACCCGAAGCAATCAGAACTTCACGCTCAACTGGAAGTTGGGCGCCGTTGACAAGAGCGAGGCCTGGACCGGCACTGCGCAAGCTGGCGTGCACATTGCCCTGAGTGCCGGCTTGGTGCTGGACGGTGTCAATGTCAACACTCAGCCCGCGGCCTTGCCTGGCTTGGCTGCGCCCAGTGCGGCGCAAAGCTTCTTCAAACTGGAGCGTTGCGAAGTCAGCCTGGAGCTGACACCGACGGGTGCCAATACTTTCCATTTGCAGGCGGGCGTGCAGACCGCGCTGCGCGATCCGGACAATAGCGACAACAAGGGCCGCCTGACCCTGGCCGACATCGGCGGCCAAACAGCCGCGCAGCTGCAATTGCCGCAGATCACCGCCAGCATCGATGGCGCAGCCTCGGGCTCGGGTTTCTTCGGCAAGGTGGTGGGCGGCGCGCTGACCCTGCAAGCCTTCAGCGACAGCAATCTGGACGCGACCGGCAATGGCTTGAAGGACGTGTTCGACGCCGGCAAGCTGCTCGGCGGTCAGCTCGATTTGCAAGACAGCCTGAGCCAAGTGCTGCCCTTTGCCGACACCGGCATGGCCAGTTTGCTGAAAACCTCCGACGGCCGCAGCCTCGGCGATGTGCTGGCTTTCAAGACCCTGCAGGGCACGACCGTGCTGGACGACTATCTGGCCGAGGCGGGCAGTAAGACGCTCAGCGGCTTGCTGTCCCGGCTGCGTGACTATCTGACCGCGCAAGGCCGTTACAGCCAGCTCGAGGCCTTGGTGGCGCCGGACTTCAGCACCGACTTCATGGACATCCTGGGCAGCGGTGCGCGCTCCGGCAGCAAGGTGATGCTGGAGCTGGGCTTGACGCTGTCGCGCGATTTCACGCGGCGCTTCACCTTCAAAGACAAGCTCCAACCGCTGGGTCTGGACTTCCTGCCCGGCAGCGCCGTGCCACTGAACGCCACCGTCCGCCTGGGCTTGCGTTATGACACCAGCGCAGCCAATTCGCTGGAAATCACCCAGCTCGACGCGCGTGTGCGCAGCACCGGTGCGCTGGATGCGGCCATGTCCCTGGGCATGCTGGAGGCGCGCGCCCGTGGCAGCCTGAATTTTGATACCGGCACCCTGGAGATGCGTGCTGGCCACAGCCTGGCTTCAAACCCCTTCTTTTCGGTGCAAGGCGGCATTGCCTCGGCCTTGGCGCCGAGCGAGATCTTGTCCGTCAGCAGCGCGAATTTCGACCCCAACAGCCAGGGCAATTGGGCAGTCAAGACGGCGGCCCAGGTCACGGCCTCGGCCAGCTTTGATATTGAAGGCGTGATCGGCGCGGGCGCCAACGGCAGCACCAGTTTCAGCACGCTGGAAGGCGGCACGCCCCACGTGGACATCAGCTTCAACGGCGGCAATGCGGCGCTCTGGTCTGAGGTTAAGAGCAAGCCCTTGCAAGTCAGCAGCAGCAACTTCGTCAAGCTGCAGGCCTTTGCCGCGCTCGATGCCAAGGCACTGACGCAAATGATGCAGGACCTGGGCACTTATTTGCGCCAGCTGCGCGATGCCGGCCCCTTCGATGCCGTGCTGCCCTTTACCGACAAGCGCTTGGGCGAGGTGCTGGACTTCAGCAAGCTCTTCAACCAGGTCTTGAACGAGAAGCTGCAGAACAATGGTGGCGCCACCCTCGTCGGTGGCCGTCTGATCTCGCCGGTGTTGCCGGCCGACACCAGTTTCGATCTGCAGATCCAGCGCCCCGGCGACACCGCGCCGACCTTGGTGAGCGTGGGCGTGCGCGCCTCCGAGACCAGCGGCTTCACCCATATCAATCAGCTCGCCGAGCTGATCAACCGCAAGCTGGCCGCGGCGCTGGACGGCAATCTGCGCTGGCAGGCCGACCAGGCAACGGCGCAAGCCATCGTCACCCAAAGCCTGGCCGGCGGCCTGGCGCTCAACAGCGCTTTGCGTAGCAACGAAGAGCAGCGCATCGACCTGCTGGTGGCGGGCGGTAATTTCAGCCTCAAGCTCGGCAATGGCACGGCAACGTCTATGTTGTCGGTGCTGTCCAGCAGCATCGAGGTGCAGCAAGCGCTGGAGTCTTTGCCCGAAATCGGCAAGGGCAATGTGCTGGTCAGCGGTGGACCTAAGCACTACATCGTTTCATTCGTGCGCGAGAAGGCCGGGCAGGCGATGGACTTGCTGCAGGCCAGCCTCAGCGACACCAGTGCGGCCAATGCCGGTGGCTTGGTCGATGTGATCAGCAGCAATCTGGGCACGGGCAGCGACGGCAATGTCTGGGGCCGCCTGAACATTGTTCAGGCCCGCCCGGGTGTGGATCTTGACTTGCGGGTTTCGGCCACGGCCGGTGCCAGCGTCAGCGAAGTCACCGCCGGCAAAGACACTGCCGATGCTGTCCAGCGCCTGACCTTGGTGCATGCGGGCGATGGCAGCTCCTTCATTCTGGGCGGCAAGAAAGCCGATGGCAGTCCGTTCACGACCGCCGCGATCAGCCGGCCCGGCAATGCCGGCACCTGGAGCCAGCCGATTGCGGATGCGCTCAATGCGGTTTTGGGCGCCGGCTCGGTCAGCGTCAACCCGGTGGCCAGCGACACCATCAGCGTCAATCAAGGCGTGCAGGTGTTTGACATTGTTTTCAGTGGCGCGGCCGTGGCCAAGAAGGCGCAGGCGCTGCTGGCCGTTGATGGCCGCGGCATCCTGGCCAAGCTGGAGGCGCAGGGCGCTTTGACCGTTTTGAGCCCGGCGCATTTGGCGGTGGGCAATACGCCGGCGGGCAATGAAGTCCAGCGCCTGATGCTGGATCAGGCCACGGCGGGCAGCCTGGGCTTTGGCGTCACGGTGGGTGGCAAGGTGTATGAGTCCAACCCCGTCAGCTGGAGCGTGCTGCAAGGCGCCGGTAGCGAGGCCGCGTTGAAGACCGCGCTGGTGGACATGTTCCGCCAATGGGACGCCAATTTCTCGGCTGACAGCCTGCAGGTCAGCCAAGTGGCCGGTCGTACATCGACCTGGGACATCCAGTTCGCCGGCCCCTGGGCCGGTGGCGCCGGGCCCGCGCTCAAGCTCAATCTGAGCGGCCTGGTCGGGCCGGCCAGCAGCGGCTTCAAGGCCCTGGACAGTCTGGGCTTCTCGCTGGCCGGACAGGACAGCCAGGACAACCGCAGCAGCAGCTTCCGCAGCTTCAATGAGCTGATGCAGCGCTTCCAGCAGGCTGTCAATGAGAGCCTGGCCGGCACCGGCACCAGCTTCTCGGTCAATCCGCGCTTCGATCCCACGAGCACCAGCCTGCTCTTCGATCTGGACTTGCGTCCGGCCAGCAGCACCGAAGCTGTGCGCCTGCAGCTGCAAAGCGCTTTGGGCAATCTCTCGGGCATCAGCACTCAAGCCGCGCTGGAACTCAGCAGCAAGAGCTATTTCAAGACGACGGTGGGCATTGATCTGCGCCAGGTCAACGGCTTCTCGCTGCGGGCCGGCGGTGCTTATCAAACCACGATCAAGTCCACGGCCGATGCCCCGGCGCAGCTGCCTATCGTTCTTGGAAATCCCGACGCCCATTTTGGCCTGAGCTTTGACGGTGAGCGTTACGACTTCACCTTGGCTTGGGCCGATACCACGGGCAATGCCACTGCGGAGGATATGCGCGCGCAGCTGCAGACGCTTCTGAACGGCCGCGCGGTCGCAGGGGGTGGCGTCCTCGCCAGCCTGGGCTTTGCCAAGGTGGGTGATGCAGTCAAGGTGCGCCTGGATGGCAAGAAGCTGACCCTTGTGAGCCTGGCCGGCAGCGATGCCTTCCAGCTGAGCATCCCCTCGGACACCGATCCGATGAGCGCCGCCTTGGGCTTCAAGCCCACGACCATGTACACCCAGGTCAAAGCGGTCAAGCTGCCCGAGACCGGGCGCCTGAGCGCCAATGCCAATTTCGAGCTGGTCTTTGACCAGTCCGGCCCGGTGTCGGTGACGGTGCTGCGTGACAGCGGCAACGGCACGCTCAAGGATTTGCTGGACGACATCAACGCGAGCCTTGCGCAGACCGACGTCAGCGGCCACACCTATCTTGGCGCGGGTGGCAAGGGCTTCAGCAATCTGGGCCAGTTTGTGCGCGCGGCCCTGGTGAACAACCAGATTGAGCTCATCAGCACCAGCCGCAGCATCGCCTCGCTGCAGATTCGCGCCAGCGGCGCTGATCCGGCAACAACCGAGTTGGGCTTCACGCCCGGCCAGTTCGCCCGCACCGGCGGGGCCGAAGTGTTCTTGCAAAACGCCAGCCTGGGTGGCCAGTACAGCGCCGTCGTTCACGGCCAGCTGGGCAATAACGCCGCCGTGCTGGACCAGGCCGGCCGCGCCCGTCTGGGTCTGCTGGACCTCACGTTCGGCGCGCTCAAGGCCGACTACCAAGGCAGCCTGAGCTTCCAGCTGCGCAATGGCGTCAATGGCCAGCCGGCTGATCGAATCAGCCTGAACAGCTTGTTTGATGCCGTCGCCGCGCAAGACATCCAGCTCGGCCTGGGCAGTTCTTTGAGCACCAATGACACCAGCGCCGGCTTGGCCGCCACGCTGACCCCGGCCTCGGCCGATGGCCGTCTGCTGCGCGATGTGGGTCTGCAAGTCACCATTGGCGCCTTGCGCCTGGATGTGGTGGTTCGCCAAGCCGATGCCGCTGGCAATACCAGCCTGGCCGACTTGGCCGCCGATGTCGATGCGGCCATCCATGCCGCCGTGCTGGCCAAGCTGGGCAACGATCCTTATGCTGGCCATGCCTTCGTCGGCGTGGACAGCGCGAGCAAGAACAAGCTGAGCTTTATTGCCGCCACCTCCACCCTGAGCTTGGCGCAGAACGCCGCGCAGATGCTGGACGCCAGCACCGGTCGCCTGCTGGTGGACTTGCCCTTGACGCTCACCCAGGGCAGCACTCAGCTGAACCTGCTGGTGAATGCGGCCAGCACCGCGGGCAATAGCACGATGGCGCAGCTGCTTGACAGCATCCGCACGGCCGTGGCCGAGGCCGCACGCCTGAAGATCGCCAACACCAGCGATGCGCAAACCCTGCGTGATCTCAACATCATCCTGGCCCGCACGGTCCAGCCGATGGCGGTGGCCGATGGTCTGCTGCTGACCGGCAGTTCCGGCCTGCTCAGCATCTCGCGCAATGAGAGCGGCTTGGCCGCGACGGCTCCCTCCCTGGAGCGCAATCCCGAGAAGTTCTACAACAGCGCCAATGGCCAGTTATTGCAGGACTTGACGCTGGAGGCCGTGTACGACGGCGCCAAAGTCAGCTTCACGCTGAGCGTGGCGGAAAGCCAGTCGCATCAGTCGATGGACGACCTGCTGGCCTCGCTCAATACCAAGCTGCGCGCCGCCCTGGTGGCCGCCAAGACAGCGGCTCAGGGCGATGTGGCGCTAACAGCTAAATTGGACGGCATGCAGGCGGCGCTGGACGGCCTGCCCATGCAAGTCAGCGGCAATCAGCTGCAATTGCAGAGCGACCGCGGCCTGAGCCTGGCCAGCGGCACGCTGACGCTCACCAATCTCGACATTGTCGGCCGCGCCTTGCTGGCCGATTTCATGAGCAGCCCGGTCTTCGCCAATGGCGCTGGAACGCCCGGCAGCAGCCCGGTCGCGTCCCTGACCCTGGGCAATCTGGCGGTGCTCACCCCCGCTGGTGTGAACACCACGGTCACAGCCGGCACCACGCTGGGCGTGACGGTCAACAATCTGGTGGCCGCCCTCAGCGGCGAGGCCAATCGCGCGGACACCGTGCTGGTGCCGACCGACGGCCTGGGCCAGCTGACGGCCTTGAGCCAGATGAATTGGGGCAATCTGGTGGGCGACCTGAGCCTGCTGCCGCACTTCATCGGCGACCTCGCAGGCATGGGCAAGTTCGGTGAGTTGGGCCGCCTGGTGCCGCTGCTGGGCAGCAGTCTGGGTGACTTGTTCGGTCTGAAAGATCTGTTCGCCAAAGTGGTGTCGCAGTTGCAAAAGCAAAGCAGCGGCAGCCTGCAGGACATGCAGGCCTTGCTGGCCGCTGCCTTCGGCGCCAGCGCTGGCGATATCCAACTGGGGCTCGATAACGCGGCCGGCGCCGAGGCGCTGACCATCCGCCTGCCCCTGACGCTGAACATCAACCAAAAGCTGCCGCTCAAGCTGCTGCTCAAGGACCCCGATCTGCTCAAGCTGCTGAGCCCGGCGCAGCAAACCGCGCTGGCGAATCTGGCTGGCAACTTCAATCAGCTCAGCGATGTGGATGGCTCGGCGCTGATGACCGTCAGCGGTAGCTTCCGCCTGAATTTGGCGCTAGGCGTGGACCTGTCCAGCGGCGCCAATCGCGGCAAGCTCTTCCTCTACGACCATCGCGCCGACGCGGCCAAGACGGCCACGCTGGATGATGACAGCGGCACCTTCGCTACCTTCAGCCTGACGGCGGTTGGCGAGAAGATGGCTTTCGACAGCAACCAGGGCCTGTACTCCCTGGCTGTGCGCGACGGCTCCGCCTCGGTGGTGGAGAACGCGAACTGGCAACTCAATGCCGGCGACAAGGCGAGTGATGCCGATCGCCTCTATCTGAGCCCCAGCACGCCTTTGAGCGCTGACAGTCTGGCCAGCATCAAGAAGGACGCTTTCGACGTCTGGGTGGACAGCGCGAGCAATGCCAAGGCCAAGCTGCCGATGCAGCTCTTGCTGTCCGATGATCTGGGCCAGTTGGCGATCCAGAACATTGAGGGTTTCGTCAACCCCATGCCGCTGGGCACCCTGGAGTTGAACTTTGCCAATCTGGCCAAGGGCTTCGCCTTCATCGGTGGCGACACCTCCCAAGGCCTGATCAACGCCCAGGTGCTCGAAGCGGCCAAGCCGCCGCGTCCGCCCAGCACCGGCAATGGCTCGGGCAACACCACGCCCGAAGGCGCGCCGGTGGATACGGCCGATGCCCGGCCGCCCGGCAGCAACCTCAACCCTTACCAGGACAGCACGGCTGGGCAGGGCAGCAGCACCTCGGGTGCACTGCCAGGCGGCCAAGCGCCGGGTAACACCTCGCCTTGGGGCTCGGGCGGCAGCAATCCCAGCTCGGCCGGTTTTGATCTCAGTCTGGTGCTGCCGAATCTGAAGAACTGGCAGAGCGTGATCACCAGCGTGATCGAGAAGGCCGGCGGCGGTGCGTCCACCGACGACAAGCCGATCAACTACTCGCTGATCTTCCTGCTGCGCGACCCGACCATCATCGTCAACACGGTCGACACCTTGCTGGGCACGGTGCAAAAAGGCCTGGACGCTTTCAGCTCGGTGCTGAATCTGCCCATCATCGGCGACAAGCTCAGGGATGCGACGCAATTCATTGCCGACCTGCGTGGCAATCTGATCGATGCTTTGAAGGACGCGCTGAGCTCCGCCGTGGCGGAGTACGGTGGCCTGGACAATGCTCTGCGCATGTTCTTGTTCAAGCAGCTGACGCTGGACACCAACGCGGACGGCATGATCAATGCGATCGATCTGGCCGCCAACCCCTTCCGCAACTTCTTGCAGGACTACAACGGCGACGGCAAGGTCACGGCCGACGATGTGGTGGTGGAGTACATCGCCGGGCCGCAGCGCCCGCTGGACCCGCGCTTGGCCAAGTATCTGGGCGTGGAGCAGGGCAATACCCAGCTGGTGATCCCGGCCATTTTGCCGGGCCAGCGCACGGCCTGGGTGACGGCCGGCGTCAACACACCGGTTTGGGAAACCGACAGCAACGGCACGCCCTTGCTGGACGGCAATGGCGCCAAGATCCCCAAGCTCAATGCCGATGGCTCGCAGGTTTACACCCAGACCGCCGGCAATGTGGTGATGGACGCCAGCCTGCGCAAAATCGTCGACGATGTGGTGGGCGCCATGACCAGCTCCGGCGCCACGCTGGAGGCCCTGTTCAACAAACTCAAGGCCACGAACGAGGACTTCAAGAAGAACGGCTACCCCGACACCATCGAGAAGATTGCCGAGTTCGTGGTGAAGGCGGCGGCGGACGTCAACAAGTCGGGCTACAACTACGACGCGCTGCTGCGCGACCTGTTCGGTGGCAGTGTGGCCATGGCCGCGGCCAAAGAGGTGGCGAAGAAGTTCAAGCCCAGCGATGCCGCCAAGCAGGACGCGGCCGACACGCTCAAGCGCGACTTCGCCAACGGCAGCTACGACATTCCCGCCACCTTGCTCAATGAGTTCAAGCAAGCGGTGTTCAAGCGCGCCAGCACCATGGCCACCAATGTGGCCCTGGGGCAGAGCAGTGCCATCCAGTTCCGCATGAAGCTGGGGCAGACCTACACGCCCAAGCTGGATCTTGGCTTTGACATCGGCATGCCCGGGCTCAACCTCAAGCTCGACGGCGGCCTGGATGTGCGCCTGGGCTGGACCTTCTATCTGGGCTTCGGCGTTGATATCAACGACGGCTTCTACGTCGTCACCAATATGCCTGGCACGGCCGGCATCGGCGAGCTGACCAATCTGAAGAATGACGGCACGGTGGATGCCAGCCGCCCCTTCGTCAGCAATCCGCTGGACGCGCACATCAACAACCTCTGGCTGGTGGGCAAGCCCACGCAGGCCAATGCGGTCAAGGAGTTGTAG